One genomic region from Ornithinicoccus hortensis encodes:
- a CDS encoding Lrp/AsnC family transcriptional regulator, whose amino-acid sequence MDETDLRIVDELVADGRLSVRALAERVHISRANAYARLERLQEEGVITGFAAQVAPEKIGFGTSAYISISIEQNTFRTVAPALAALPAIQRVSLVMADFDVIVQVRARDNHELRDLVLESIHAIPGVKSTRTWLIFDEMPG is encoded by the coding sequence GTGGACGAGACGGACCTGCGGATCGTCGACGAGCTGGTCGCCGACGGGCGGTTGTCCGTGCGCGCGCTGGCCGAGCGGGTGCACATCTCCCGGGCCAACGCCTACGCTCGGCTGGAACGCCTCCAGGAGGAGGGCGTGATCACCGGCTTCGCGGCCCAGGTCGCGCCGGAGAAGATCGGCTTCGGGACCTCGGCCTACATCTCGATCTCGATCGAGCAGAACACCTTCCGCACGGTCGCCCCGGCGCTCGCCGCGCTGCCCGCGATCCAGCGGGTCTCCCTGGTGATGGCCGACTTCGACGTCATCGTCCAGGTGCGCGCCCGGGACAACCACGAGCTGCGCGACCTGGTGCTGGAGAGCATCCACGCCATCCCGGGGGTGAAGTCGACCCGCACCTGGCTCATCTTCGATGAGATGCCCGGCTGA
- a CDS encoding thiamine pyrophosphate-dependent dehydrogenase E1 component subunit alpha codes for MTDVQQLLPCSEPVRFLEPTGTLVAGGPGEEASARGYAMPEPEALVEVWRNMVLGRRFDAQATALTKQGRLAVYPSSRGQDACQVAPVLTMTGPDWLFPTYRDSMALFVRGLNPAESMAQLRGNWHSGYDPKATQTGPQTTPLATQALHAAGAAYGMVRRGTGGVALCYIGDGATSEGDFHEGMNFAAVFNAPTVFVVQNNKYAISVPLAKQTKAPSLAYKGVGYGVRSEQVDGNDPIAMLAVSRAAFEHARSGGGPFLIEAHTYRMEAHTNADDATRYRSSDEVDEWVGRDPIVRLQTWLLAEGHIEDATVEEVRAEGEEIAARIRSIMNEDAVLDPMELFEHVYAEPTPQLREQAAMVAAEEALR; via the coding sequence ATGACAGACGTGCAGCAGTTGCTGCCCTGCTCCGAACCCGTGCGGTTCCTCGAGCCGACGGGCACCCTCGTCGCGGGGGGCCCCGGTGAGGAGGCCAGCGCCCGCGGCTACGCCATGCCGGAGCCGGAGGCCCTGGTCGAGGTCTGGCGCAACATGGTGCTGGGCCGCCGGTTCGACGCGCAGGCCACGGCGCTGACCAAGCAGGGCCGGCTCGCCGTCTACCCCTCCTCCCGCGGGCAGGACGCCTGCCAGGTCGCGCCGGTCCTGACGATGACCGGGCCGGACTGGCTGTTCCCGACCTACCGCGACTCGATGGCCCTCTTCGTGCGCGGGCTGAACCCGGCCGAGTCGATGGCCCAGCTGCGCGGCAACTGGCACTCCGGCTACGACCCCAAGGCGACCCAGACCGGCCCCCAGACCACCCCGCTGGCGACGCAGGCGCTGCACGCGGCGGGTGCGGCATACGGCATGGTCCGGCGGGGCACCGGCGGCGTGGCGCTGTGCTACATCGGGGACGGCGCCACCAGCGAGGGCGACTTCCACGAGGGGATGAACTTCGCGGCCGTCTTCAACGCGCCGACCGTCTTCGTGGTGCAGAACAACAAGTACGCCATCTCGGTGCCGCTGGCCAAGCAGACCAAGGCGCCCAGCCTGGCCTACAAGGGCGTCGGCTACGGGGTGCGCTCGGAGCAGGTGGACGGCAACGACCCGATCGCGATGCTCGCGGTGAGCCGCGCGGCCTTCGAGCACGCCCGCTCCGGCGGCGGCCCGTTCCTGATCGAGGCGCACACCTACCGGATGGAGGCGCACACCAACGCCGACGACGCCACCCGCTACCGGTCCTCCGACGAGGTCGACGAGTGGGTGGGCCGCGACCCGATCGTGCGGCTGCAGACCTGGCTGCTGGCGGAGGGGCACATCGAGGACGCCACCGTCGAGGAGGTCCGGGCCGAGGGCGAGGAGATCGCCGCGCGGATCCGCTCGATCATGAACGAGGACGCCGTGCTGGACCCGATGGAGCTCTTCGAGCACGTGTATGCCGAGCCGACCCCCCAGCTGCGCGAACAGGCCGCGATGGTGGCCGCCGAGGAGGCACTGCGATGA
- a CDS encoding alpha-ketoacid dehydrogenase subunit beta, with translation MTQTTFAQALNRALRDELTADEDVLVFGEDVGQLGGVFRITDGLTRDFGEDRCFDTPLAEAGIAGFAVGLALQGFRPVIEMQFDAFAYPAFEQIASHIAKYRNRTRGKVNLPIVIRIPYGGGIGGVEHHCDSSEGYYAHTPGLQVVTPATPGDAYSMLREAIRNPDPVVFMEPKALYWSKEDLDLPVEREPFGQAAVRREGSDVTLVTYGPQVATALKAAEVAAAEEDWDVEVVDLRTIVPFDDETVAASVRKTGRAVVLSEAQGFAGVAGEVAARISERCFHSLAAPVLRVSGLDIPYPPPMLEHSYLPGVDRILDTIARLQWDDEPDTHHLPASDREQVSA, from the coding sequence ATGACCCAGACCACGTTTGCCCAGGCGCTGAACCGGGCGCTGCGCGACGAGCTGACCGCGGACGAGGACGTGTTGGTCTTCGGGGAGGACGTGGGCCAGCTCGGCGGCGTCTTCCGGATCACCGACGGGCTGACCCGCGACTTCGGCGAGGACCGCTGCTTCGACACCCCGCTGGCCGAGGCCGGGATCGCCGGCTTCGCCGTGGGCCTGGCACTGCAGGGCTTCCGCCCGGTGATCGAGATGCAGTTCGACGCCTTCGCCTACCCCGCCTTCGAGCAGATCGCCTCGCACATCGCCAAGTACCGCAACCGGACCCGCGGCAAGGTCAACCTGCCGATCGTCATCCGGATCCCCTACGGCGGCGGCATCGGCGGGGTCGAGCACCACTGCGACTCCTCCGAGGGCTACTACGCGCACACCCCGGGCCTGCAGGTCGTCACCCCGGCCACCCCGGGCGACGCCTACTCGATGCTGCGCGAGGCGATCCGCAACCCCGACCCGGTGGTCTTCATGGAGCCCAAGGCGCTCTACTGGTCCAAGGAGGACCTGGACCTCCCGGTCGAGCGCGAGCCGTTCGGCCAGGCGGCGGTCCGCCGCGAGGGCTCGGACGTCACGCTGGTGACCTACGGCCCGCAGGTGGCGACCGCACTGAAGGCCGCCGAGGTCGCCGCGGCCGAGGAGGACTGGGACGTCGAGGTCGTCGACCTGCGCACCATCGTGCCGTTCGACGACGAGACCGTCGCCGCGTCGGTCCGCAAGACCGGACGCGCCGTCGTGCTGTCCGAGGCCCAGGGCTTCGCCGGCGTGGCCGGCGAGGTCGCCGCCCGCATCTCCGAGCGCTGCTTCCACTCCCTGGCCGCCCCCGTGCTGCGGGTCTCCGGGCTGGACATCCCCTACCCGCCGCCGATGCTGGAGCACTCCTACCTGCCCGGCGTCGACCGGATCCTGGACACCATCGCCCGCCTGCAGTGGGACGACGAGCCGGACACCCACCACCTGCCGGCGAGCGACCGGGAGCAGGTCTCCGCATGA
- a CDS encoding dihydrolipoamide acetyltransferase family protein — MTRVFKLPDLGEGLTEAEIVEWHVAEGDEVTIDQNVVTVETAKAAVEVPCPYAGTVVTLHGDPGSVLEVGTPLITIGGEVAGNADAPQPAGGEQYRHEERAGASVPAEADGGEPVGEVQEQAERPLIGFGAGDGPARRSRRRTPRRQAAEHPAPAAGRPAAAAAWKENGAPAPNSFHRGDASPAGDLSAAGEASRSGAVKVISPLVRKLAAETGVDLAALRPTGTGGVIRRADVEQAAADLAGADPAGAGRAGAGAPTAADTAAAITGGQTRVPLVGIRRVIADKLTTSRREIPEANVWVDADATELIAVKDALKTATPDSGIGILPLMARIVVAGLQRFPELNSSVDSEAGEIIRHHGINLGIAAQSPRGLVVPVVHGADKMTTTQLAAALKELTGKAREGTLSPAELTGGTFTLNNYGVFGTDGSTPIINHPEAAMLGVGRIIDKPWAHEGQVALRKMTVLSFAFDHRVCDGGVAGGFLRFAADCVEQPAVLLANL, encoded by the coding sequence ATGACGCGGGTCTTCAAGCTCCCCGACCTCGGGGAGGGCCTTACCGAGGCCGAGATCGTGGAGTGGCACGTCGCCGAGGGCGACGAGGTCACCATCGACCAGAACGTGGTCACCGTCGAGACCGCCAAGGCCGCCGTCGAGGTGCCCTGCCCGTATGCCGGCACAGTCGTCACGCTGCACGGTGACCCCGGGTCGGTACTCGAGGTGGGCACCCCGCTGATCACCATCGGTGGCGAGGTCGCCGGCAACGCCGACGCCCCCCAGCCTGCCGGTGGGGAGCAGTACCGGCACGAGGAGCGGGCCGGCGCCAGCGTCCCCGCCGAGGCCGACGGCGGCGAGCCGGTCGGCGAGGTGCAGGAGCAGGCCGAGCGGCCCCTCATCGGGTTCGGTGCCGGCGACGGTCCCGCCCGTCGGTCGCGGCGCCGCACCCCGCGGCGGCAGGCCGCCGAGCACCCGGCGCCCGCAGCCGGACGCCCCGCTGCCGCAGCGGCGTGGAAAGAAAACGGGGCCCCAGCACCCAATTCTTTCCACAGGGGCGATGCCTCCCCCGCGGGAGACCTGTCCGCTGCCGGCGAGGCGTCCCGCTCCGGCGCGGTCAAGGTCATCTCGCCGCTGGTGCGCAAGCTCGCGGCCGAGACCGGGGTCGACCTGGCCGCCCTCCGGCCGACCGGGACCGGCGGCGTGATCCGCCGGGCCGACGTCGAGCAGGCCGCGGCGGACCTGGCTGGCGCAGACCCGGCCGGGGCGGGCCGCGCCGGAGCCGGCGCGCCCACGGCCGCCGACACCGCCGCCGCGATCACCGGCGGGCAGACGCGGGTGCCGCTGGTCGGCATACGGCGGGTGATCGCGGACAAGCTGACCACCTCGCGCCGGGAGATCCCCGAGGCCAACGTCTGGGTCGACGCGGACGCTACCGAGCTCATCGCGGTCAAGGACGCGCTCAAGACGGCCACCCCCGACAGCGGCATCGGCATCCTGCCGCTGATGGCCCGGATCGTGGTGGCGGGCCTGCAGCGGTTCCCGGAGCTGAACTCCTCGGTCGACTCCGAGGCGGGCGAGATCATCCGGCACCACGGGATCAACCTGGGCATCGCCGCCCAGTCCCCCCGCGGCCTCGTCGTCCCCGTCGTGCACGGCGCCGACAAGATGACCACGACCCAGCTGGCCGCCGCGCTCAAGGAGCTCACCGGCAAGGCCCGCGAGGGCACGCTGAGCCCGGCCGAGCTGACCGGCGGGACGTTCACGCTGAACAACTACGGCGTGTTCGGCACCGACGGGTCGACCCCGATCATCAACCACCCCGAAGCCGCGATGCTCGGCGTGGGCCGGATCATCGACAAGCCCTGGGCGCACGAGGGTCAGGTGGCGCTACGCAAGATGACGGTGCTCTCCTTCGCCTTCGACCACCGGGTCTGCGACGGCGGCGTGGCCGGCGGGTTCCTGCGCTTCGCCGCCGACTGCGTCGAGCAGCCCGCGGTCCTGCTGGCCAACCTCTGA
- a CDS encoding DUF4262 domain-containing protein: MTISPAIQAYWDQERREIIEHIRRFGVHLVYVSNEVGEECTCCAYLRSVGAERDPVPTEDTPENPPFCYTVGLYGIGHPELLVIGMERDACGTVLNALSGAIHVGRDLVPGEQLTVAGTDLLVEELPNPGQILFDANGFYERPPMASLPALQLTWADGRGRFPWEEGHESGPWPQPRPGEFRADLPG, translated from the coding sequence ATGACCATTTCACCCGCGATCCAGGCCTACTGGGACCAGGAGCGCCGCGAGATCATCGAGCACATCCGCCGGTTCGGGGTGCACCTCGTCTATGTCTCGAACGAGGTCGGCGAGGAGTGCACCTGCTGCGCCTACCTGCGCAGCGTGGGGGCGGAGCGCGACCCCGTGCCGACCGAGGACACCCCGGAGAACCCGCCGTTCTGCTACACCGTCGGTCTCTACGGGATCGGGCACCCCGAGCTGCTGGTCATCGGGATGGAGCGCGACGCGTGCGGCACCGTGCTGAACGCGTTGAGCGGCGCGATCCACGTCGGCAGGGACCTCGTGCCCGGGGAGCAGCTCACCGTCGCCGGCACCGACCTGCTCGTCGAGGAGCTGCCCAACCCGGGACAGATCCTGTTCGACGCCAACGGCTTCTACGAGCGTCCGCCGATGGCCTCGCTCCCCGCGCTCCAGCTCACCTGGGCCGACGGTCGCGGGCGGTTCCCGTGGGAGGAGGGGCACGAGTCCGGACCGTGGCCACAGCCGCGCCCCGGGGAGTTCCGCGCCGACCTGCCGGGCTGA